In Turicibacter sanguinis, a genomic segment contains:
- a CDS encoding helicase-related protein: MKKSHGIEKEIKKLRIHLSHLQENSKKASLHLLMNEEALIRKKIKILKQLPDMEEYGGEILYNDYVLLLNDISRKILSHYNEENQTDYNFEDLTSSYKEAFINSGILCVLQGIYLPRLMNHDFQCYLPINPKDEYKKTRQMKRKFYLHLGETNTGKTYHAIEALKKSKRGIYLAPLRLLALENYENLNQSQIPCHLLTGEEEIIVTNANHISCTIEKLDLNQLYDVAVIDEVQLIGDVIRGASWTKAILGLMSQDIHICGALNTKKLLIQLIEDCGEEYEIKEYYRNTPLKLEQTPYQMNNPSAGDALIAFSKKKVLELSRYYQDRGYKVSVIYGDLPPEVRRLQYSMFSSGESELLITTDAIGMGVNLPIKRIVFTSLKKFDGEDIRELTSQEVKQIAGRAGRKGIYEVGYVTSIDEYLGRLQEKLECEDRLIEKAIIGPTELLLQIKGIPLIEKLAIWSMYYDEFSYYQKMDVSHYLFILEQIKPYKLSQNDQWKVMKLPINFTNPELLNLLLFFIEEVFVDGNFELTKPKIHSEDLDLLEIHYQEVNLYYNFSKSFNLIFDVNWVYRERAKISKKLNYLLHCL; this comes from the coding sequence ATGAAAAAAAGTCACGGAATTGAAAAAGAAATTAAAAAACTTCGAATACATCTTTCACATTTACAAGAAAATAGCAAAAAAGCATCGCTTCATCTGTTAATGAATGAGGAAGCACTCATCCGAAAAAAAATTAAAATATTAAAACAACTACCAGATATGGAAGAATACGGGGGAGAAATTTTATATAATGACTATGTATTGTTATTAAACGATATTTCACGAAAAATCTTAAGTCATTACAATGAAGAAAATCAAACCGATTATAATTTTGAAGACCTCACCTCATCTTACAAAGAGGCTTTTATTAACAGTGGAATTTTATGTGTGCTACAAGGTATTTATCTTCCTAGATTAATGAATCATGATTTTCAATGCTATCTCCCAATTAACCCAAAAGATGAATATAAAAAAACGAGGCAAATGAAGCGAAAGTTTTATCTTCATCTTGGAGAAACGAATACAGGAAAAACTTATCATGCGATCGAGGCTTTGAAAAAATCTAAGCGCGGCATTTATCTAGCACCTTTACGTTTACTAGCTTTAGAAAATTATGAAAATCTAAATCAGTCTCAAATTCCCTGTCATCTTTTAACAGGGGAAGAAGAAATTATCGTCACGAATGCTAATCATATTAGCTGTACGATTGAAAAATTAGATTTGAATCAATTATATGATGTAGCCGTGATTGATGAAGTTCAGTTAATAGGCGATGTTATTAGAGGGGCGTCTTGGACAAAAGCAATCTTAGGATTAATGAGTCAAGACATTCATATTTGTGGTGCTTTAAATACAAAAAAATTATTAATTCAATTAATTGAGGATTGTGGTGAGGAATACGAGATAAAAGAATATTATCGGAATACTCCTTTGAAACTAGAGCAGACGCCGTATCAAATGAATAATCCTTCTGCTGGAGATGCGTTAATTGCTTTTTCTAAGAAAAAAGTTCTGGAGCTATCACGATATTATCAAGATCGAGGCTATAAAGTCAGTGTCATTTATGGCGATCTGCCACCTGAGGTGAGACGGTTACAATATTCGATGTTTAGTAGTGGAGAAAGTGAATTGTTAATTACAACAGATGCGATTGGAATGGGAGTTAATTTACCCATTAAACGTATTGTGTTTACGAGTTTAAAAAAATTTGATGGTGAAGATATTAGAGAGTTAACGTCACAAGAGGTCAAGCAAATTGCAGGTCGGGCTGGAAGGAAAGGAATCTATGAAGTTGGATATGTGACGAGTATCGATGAGTATTTGGGGAGGCTTCAAGAAAAATTAGAGTGCGAAGATCGATTGATTGAGAAAGCAATCATTGGACCGACGGAATTATTACTTCAAATAAAAGGGATTCCATTGATTGAAAAGTTAGCGATATGGTCTATGTATTATGACGAATTTTCGTATTATCAAAAAATGGATGTTAGCCATTATCTATTTATTTTAGAACAAATTAAGCCCTATAAATTATCGCAAAACGATCAATGGAAAGTGATGAAACTCCCCATTAATTTTACAAATCCAGAATTGTTAAATTTATTGTTGTTCTTTATTGAGGAAGTGTTTGTTGATGGGAACTTCGAATTAACTAAGCCAAAAATTCACTCAGAAGACCTCGATTTGTTAGAGATTCATTATCAAGAAGTTAATCTCTATTATAATTTTTCAAAATCATTTAATTTAATATTTGATGTGAATTGGGTATACCGAGAACGAGCGAAAATTAGTAAAAAATTAAATTATTTATTACACTGTCTTTAA
- a CDS encoding sensor domain-containing diguanylate cyclase → MNHNIKLYCDKLLQDESYILKLMSILGDQKRGKKLSLSDLEQILIFTKKHQLKLAQAGMLHVVAWFSGEDGIYDIAVDYLLESYQIYESLNAVDGMVSVCNALMCVYFHTGLYTESQEWGVKGIKLSEGLEDPKYVAHLLGNTVIHYLRLEKYKEAREVQERVNYLNINTTKMNELVFLQTEAELCLVEGNLKKSKVILDDVIKRSYELGYPIAFADSFRLKARLLHSMGDEVGSDLNFQKSEEIAIQYQLKQEKMKTYLEWAKICLQQKRYEKAEDYLLKAYQQANRKVDPLFFSQLCGTLIELYKAIHDFEKALNYYEIKYEHEKTLELARTELWGKKLTQEMSAYELRIIKTLYDELQIISSIGQSLTTNLSYKQLLLRIHDELANLISSNVMAITELNQEEESLKYAIYMQDGDYVDSGHIQLDDENSLGVYCIKHKKSLIIHDLLTEYKHYHLEKDKTILLQKGIQSLLCCPLLIQDEVKGYITIQSYEKNQYSERDLSKLSILASYIAIALENAKLYKKANYLARYDGLTGLNNRVQVLKKGEQMLKSAHNDRCCVLMLDIDHFKKINDTFGHLVGDEVIQKVGLLLTKKVNSNIHIGRYGGEEFVIFLQGYTESKALVFAEKIREELLTLSVKRIKEHFPSITASFGVYEYEQGSLSAEEGIHFADLAMYYSKTTGRNKVTPYSMLENKETIA, encoded by the coding sequence ATGAATCACAATATCAAATTATATTGCGATAAATTATTACAGGATGAATCATACATTTTAAAGCTAATGTCAATTTTAGGGGATCAAAAACGTGGAAAAAAATTATCTTTATCTGATTTAGAACAGATTTTAATCTTTACTAAAAAACATCAATTAAAATTAGCACAGGCCGGCATGCTTCATGTGGTAGCATGGTTCAGTGGCGAAGATGGGATATATGATATTGCGGTTGATTATTTGTTAGAGTCTTATCAGATTTATGAAAGTTTAAACGCAGTTGATGGAATGGTATCAGTATGTAATGCGTTAATGTGCGTGTATTTTCACACCGGACTATATACGGAGAGTCAAGAATGGGGAGTAAAAGGAATTAAACTTTCAGAAGGTTTAGAAGATCCAAAATATGTGGCTCATCTTTTAGGAAATACCGTGATTCATTATTTAAGATTAGAAAAATATAAAGAAGCTCGAGAAGTTCAAGAAAGAGTTAATTATTTAAACATTAACACAACGAAAATGAATGAGTTAGTTTTTTTACAAACGGAAGCAGAATTATGTTTAGTAGAGGGTAATTTGAAAAAATCTAAAGTCATCTTAGATGACGTAATCAAGAGATCTTATGAATTAGGTTATCCGATTGCATTTGCTGATTCATTCCGTTTAAAGGCACGACTGCTACATAGTATGGGGGATGAAGTAGGAAGTGACTTGAATTTTCAAAAGAGTGAAGAAATTGCGATTCAATATCAGTTAAAACAGGAAAAAATGAAGACGTATTTGGAATGGGCAAAAATCTGTTTGCAACAAAAGCGATATGAAAAAGCCGAGGATTATTTGCTAAAAGCTTATCAACAGGCCAATCGAAAAGTTGATCCACTCTTTTTCTCACAATTATGTGGGACATTGATTGAGTTGTATAAAGCAATCCATGATTTTGAAAAGGCGTTAAACTATTATGAAATTAAGTATGAGCATGAAAAAACGTTAGAATTAGCTAGAACTGAGTTATGGGGTAAAAAGTTAACACAGGAAATGTCTGCATATGAATTAAGAATTATTAAAACGCTATATGATGAACTTCAAATTATTTCATCGATTGGTCAATCCTTAACAACGAATTTAAGTTATAAGCAACTATTATTAAGAATTCACGATGAATTAGCTAACTTGATTAGTTCTAATGTCATGGCGATAACAGAATTAAATCAGGAAGAAGAAAGTTTAAAATATGCTATCTATATGCAAGACGGGGACTATGTGGATTCAGGGCATATCCAACTTGATGATGAAAATAGTTTAGGTGTCTACTGTATTAAACATAAAAAAAGTTTAATTATCCATGATCTTTTAACAGAGTACAAACACTATCATCTTGAAAAAGATAAAACCATTTTACTTCAGAAGGGAATACAATCCTTATTATGTTGTCCCCTACTCATTCAAGATGAGGTAAAAGGTTACATTACCATTCAAAGTTATGAGAAAAATCAATACTCAGAGCGTGATTTAAGCAAGTTAAGTATATTAGCATCTTACATTGCTATCGCGCTTGAAAATGCTAAATTATATAAAAAGGCAAATTACTTAGCTCGTTATGATGGATTGACAGGTCTAAATAATCGAGTTCAAGTTCTAAAAAAAGGGGAACAAATGCTTAAATCGGCTCACAATGATCGCTGCTGTGTTTTAATGTTAGACATTGATCACTTTAAAAAGATTAATGACACATTTGGTCATCTAGTTGGAGATGAGGTGATTCAAAAAGTAGGATTACTTTTAACAAAGAAAGTTAATTCAAATATTCATATCGGACGATATGGAGGAGAAGAATTTGTTATTTTCTTGCAAGGTTATACTGAGTCGAAGGCATTAGTATTTGCTGAGAAAATCAGAGAAGAATTGTTAACCCTTAGCGTAAAAAGAATAAAAGAGCACTTTCCTTCAATTACGGCTAGTTTTGGCGTTTATGAATACGAACAAGGTTCTTTATCTGCGGAAGAAGGCATTCATTTTGCTGATCTGGCTATGTATTATTCTAAAACGACAGGACGTAATAAAGTGACGCCGTACAGCATGCTTGAAAATAAGGAGACTATTGCTTAA
- a CDS encoding DEAD/DEAH box helicase, with protein MNFKTLGVSDDLIQVLKKSGITSPTPIQEQCYPLIKNYKDVIAQAQTGTGKTLAFLLPLFENISPDIEATQALIITPTRELALQITEEANKLAEIRNINVLAAYGGRNIGSQLNKLKKSIHLIIATPGRLIDHLERQTITLDKVKSVVIDEADQMLLMGFRNEVDQILRQTPRNRQTLCFSATMAPNVKRLAYRYSYDPTMITIEAKKVAVESIKQELVETTDRWKADALCQVLEEDNPFLAIIFCRTKRRADQLFAKMKQRGFNTQVIHSDIAQNKRERILKSFREANLQYLIATDVASRGLDISGVTHIYNYDIPETPETYIHRIGRTGRAGEEGYTCLFVAPKDDFELNAIERKLRFNIPRRHLK; from the coding sequence ATGAACTTTAAAACATTAGGTGTTAGTGATGATCTGATTCAAGTTTTAAAAAAATCTGGTATCACTTCACCTACTCCTATTCAAGAACAATGCTATCCCTTAATTAAAAATTATAAAGATGTCATTGCTCAAGCCCAAACTGGAACTGGAAAAACATTAGCATTCTTACTGCCACTTTTTGAAAATATTTCACCTGATATCGAAGCAACACAAGCTTTGATTATTACACCAACTCGTGAATTAGCCTTGCAAATTACAGAAGAAGCTAATAAACTAGCAGAAATTCGAAACATTAATGTTTTAGCCGCATATGGAGGTCGCAACATTGGTTCTCAATTAAATAAGCTAAAAAAATCAATTCATCTGATTATCGCAACGCCAGGTCGCTTAATTGATCACCTAGAACGTCAAACGATTACTTTAGATAAAGTCAAATCTGTTGTTATTGATGAAGCAGATCAAATGTTATTAATGGGATTTAGAAATGAAGTGGATCAAATCTTACGTCAAACGCCAAGAAATAGACAGACCTTATGTTTTTCTGCTACAATGGCACCAAACGTTAAACGTCTAGCGTACCGTTATTCATATGATCCAACAATGATTACGATTGAAGCTAAAAAAGTTGCTGTTGAAAGTATTAAGCAAGAATTAGTTGAAACGACGGATCGTTGGAAGGCTGATGCACTTTGTCAAGTTCTTGAAGAAGATAACCCATTTTTAGCGATTATTTTCTGTCGTACGAAACGTCGTGCTGATCAATTATTCGCTAAAATGAAGCAACGTGGTTTCAATACCCAAGTCATTCACAGTGACATTGCTCAAAATAAACGCGAGCGTATTTTAAAGTCATTTAGAGAGGCTAATTTACAATATTTAATTGCAACAGATGTAGCATCACGTGGCCTTGATATTAGTGGAGTGACTCATATTTATAATTATGATATCCCTGAAACACCAGAAACTTATATTCATCGTATCGGACGTACAGGTCGCGCTGGTGAAGAAGGGTATACTTGTTTATTCGTTGCTCCAAAAGATGACTTTGAATTAAATGCTATTGAACGTAAATTACGCTTTAATATTCCAAGACGTCATTTAAAATAA
- a CDS encoding metal-sensing transcriptional repressor: protein MEADKDIINRLKRVEGQNREMIRMIEEEKDCRSVIHQMNAAKTAIDRAIGYTVANHLENSI, encoded by the coding sequence ATGGAAGCAGATAAAGATATCATCAATCGATTAAAACGGGTCGAAGGACAAAATAGAGAAATGATTCGAATGATTGAAGAAGAAAAAGATTGTCGTTCGGTTATTCATCAAATGAATGCTGCTAAAACAGCCATTGATCGAGCCATTGGTTATACAGTGGCCAATCATCTAGAAAATAGTATTTAG
- a CDS encoding IS30 family transposase — MSYHHLNINQLTNIESNYYLGVNARECARRMNIGKDKVYRYYRLFKQGLTVEEIYSTYKQNKKRCGRKERVLSEQKLKNIHELLGQGWSLDAIAGRDKIMDHSERVSTKTLYKLVKNGVIDAKKLRRKGKNNPKNHKETRGRINDCKTIHERDKQYPKASMNQEYGHFEGDTIVGKNRESAIVTLVEKKSKYIVLLKASRKSQDVKDATLNWLNEQVEIDIKTITFDRGKEFSRWKEIEQESKIPLEIYFSDPGAPGQRGLNENSNSIVRQDLPKSTDLSVHSQKKLNEIAMKYNRVPRRSLNYYTPEEIMKKATGLDSLLPIA; from the coding sequence ATGTCTTATCATCATCTTAACATAAATCAGCTGACAAATATAGAGTCAAATTATTATTTAGGAGTTAACGCTCGTGAATGTGCACGTCGCATGAACATTGGAAAAGACAAAGTGTATCGCTATTATCGCTTATTCAAACAAGGATTAACAGTTGAAGAAATCTACTCCACTTACAAGCAAAATAAAAAGCGTTGTGGGAGAAAAGAACGTGTGTTATCAGAACAGAAGTTAAAGAATATTCATGAGTTATTAGGTCAAGGGTGGTCATTAGATGCTATCGCGGGTCGTGATAAGATCATGGATCACTCAGAAAGAGTCTCGACTAAAACATTATATAAGCTTGTTAAAAATGGAGTCATTGACGCTAAAAAGCTCCGTCGAAAAGGAAAGAATAACCCTAAAAATCACAAAGAAACACGTGGGAGAATTAATGATTGTAAAACCATTCATGAGCGAGATAAGCAGTATCCTAAAGCTTCGATGAATCAAGAATATGGGCACTTTGAAGGGGATACCATTGTCGGTAAGAATCGTGAATCAGCCATTGTCACTTTAGTTGAAAAGAAAAGTAAATATATCGTACTATTAAAAGCAAGTCGTAAGAGTCAAGATGTCAAAGATGCGACATTAAATTGGCTAAATGAACAAGTTGAAATCGACATCAAAACAATAACCTTTGATCGAGGAAAAGAGTTTTCTAGATGGAAAGAAATTGAACAAGAAAGCAAGATACCTCTTGAGATTTACTTTAGTGATCCAGGAGCACCAGGACAACGAGGATTGAATGAGAATTCAAATAGTATCGTTAGACAAGATCTACCGAAATCCACGGATTTATCCGTACATTCACAAAAGAAATTAAATGAAATTGCGATGAAATATAATCGTGTACCCAGAAGATCTTTAAACTATTACACACCAGAAGAAATCATGAAAAAAGCAACTGGATTAGATTCACTCCTTCCAATTGCTTAG
- a CDS encoding YczE/YyaS/YitT family protein, with amino-acid sequence MKQKNFKNFIFRILCFIVGCFIIQIGVSFFIKSNTGVDSVTIFMQGLSNILHITVGQANMLFMGIVFVGILIFAREYIRLGTFLAVVTAGPFLDLLNQLFDPLGIESLPLIVRLAIVAISCVVIAIGFSILKSANLSVAPTDQLPIIICDKLKWQYKWVRITFDVILVVLGFTLGGKLGLGTIIATLLIGPCIQFFLTPIETKITQLSRA; translated from the coding sequence ATGAAACAAAAGAATTTCAAAAATTTTATCTTTAGAATTTTATGCTTTATCGTGGGATGCTTCATCATTCAAATTGGAGTTTCATTCTTTATCAAATCAAATACTGGAGTAGACTCAGTCACAATCTTTATGCAAGGTTTATCAAATATTCTTCACATCACGGTTGGTCAAGCAAACATGCTATTCATGGGAATTGTCTTTGTTGGTATTTTAATTTTTGCGCGTGAGTATATTCGTTTAGGAACATTCTTAGCTGTTGTTACAGCTGGACCCTTTTTAGATCTTTTAAATCAATTATTCGATCCACTTGGAATTGAATCATTACCTTTAATCGTTCGATTAGCTATCGTTGCAATTAGCTGTGTTGTTATTGCAATTGGATTCTCAATCTTAAAATCAGCTAATTTAAGTGTTGCACCAACAGACCAATTACCAATTATTATTTGCGATAAATTAAAGTGGCAATATAAATGGGTTCGTATTACATTTGATGTTATCTTGGTTGTTCTTGGATTCACGTTAGGTGGGAAATTAGGTCTTGGAACAATTATTGCAACATTATTAATCGGACCTTGTATCCAATTCTTCTTAACTCCAATTGAAACAAAAATTACGCAATTAAGTCGCGCTTAA
- the pulA gene encoding type I pullulanase translates to MNIQGRFSSYLDEYNKITILVPKSYYGGEIAPFRLVNLMNQEVLELKVEEKFDFGNELKYILSIQGFVEVGQEYRVMDCYNNDSYLFLGYIARTDEFDKRFYYTGDDLGATYSKTMTRFKLWAPTATQVQLVLYEEDVTHYRKMKRRSKGIWELTVYQDLEGYRYRYEIVNNLVKQETIDPYGIASTANATYSVIIDPALCETINHDIRPQLNQPTDAIIYELSVRDFTINDEFIRHKGKYLGLTEWLEGSNAGLDYLKKLGVTHIQLLPIFDFEGVDELNPQKSYNWGYNPVQYNVPEGSYSTDATNPYARINELRKLINTLHENGFGVIMDVVYNHVYERRTFPFDAMVPTYFYRYDYQGMPSDGTGCGNDLATNRLMVRKFVLDSVKFWVEEYGIDGFRFDLMGIIDVDTMNEIHQLCEELNPSILIYGEGWDMNTPLPQNQKAAKFNAYKMPKIGHFNDSFRDNIKGHTFNHQERGLALGNFGYANVGKQLLAGSSGLSEGETYMFYQPSQSINYIECHDNHTLWDRMQLSNGDESDEIRQKRQILATAMVIFAQGIPFIQSGQEFFRSKKGIENSYNMPDEINAINWEEAKSHQSSIDLIRGYIQIRKAHGAFRFSNSLLVKKHLRIFQHHHSVIEYTLKNVKEYGEWDEIHVFFNTQNRSVEIPVMTKGLQIIANASKSGLTSLGEVGNELSIEPLSTTIIVK, encoded by the coding sequence ATGAATATTCAAGGAAGGTTTTCATCATACTTAGATGAATATAATAAAATTACGATCTTAGTACCAAAGAGTTATTATGGAGGGGAAATTGCACCTTTTAGATTAGTTAATCTAATGAATCAGGAAGTACTCGAGTTAAAAGTAGAAGAAAAATTTGATTTTGGAAATGAGCTAAAATATATTTTATCGATTCAAGGGTTTGTTGAAGTAGGGCAAGAATATAGGGTCATGGATTGTTATAATAATGATAGCTATTTATTTTTAGGCTATATTGCGAGAACAGATGAATTCGATAAGCGTTTTTATTATACTGGAGACGATTTAGGAGCGACTTACTCTAAGACAATGACACGCTTTAAATTATGGGCGCCAACAGCGACACAAGTCCAACTAGTCCTTTATGAAGAGGATGTGACGCATTATCGCAAAATGAAACGAAGATCAAAAGGAATTTGGGAATTAACGGTTTATCAAGATTTAGAGGGATATCGTTATCGTTATGAAATCGTAAATAATCTCGTTAAACAAGAAACCATTGATCCATATGGCATCGCATCGACTGCTAATGCGACTTATAGTGTCATTATTGATCCCGCTTTATGCGAAACAATTAATCATGATATTAGACCCCAACTTAATCAACCAACAGATGCCATTATTTATGAACTTAGTGTCAGAGATTTTACAATTAATGATGAATTCATTAGGCATAAAGGGAAATATTTAGGCTTAACAGAATGGTTAGAAGGGAGTAATGCAGGACTAGATTATTTGAAAAAATTAGGTGTGACCCATATTCAATTACTTCCGATATTTGATTTTGAAGGTGTTGATGAATTAAATCCACAAAAAAGTTATAACTGGGGGTATAATCCTGTTCAATACAACGTTCCAGAAGGAAGTTATTCAACAGATGCCACGAATCCGTATGCTCGTATTAATGAATTAAGAAAATTAATTAATACACTACATGAAAATGGATTTGGTGTTATTATGGATGTGGTATACAATCACGTATATGAACGACGCACTTTTCCTTTTGATGCAATGGTTCCAACATACTTTTATCGCTATGACTATCAAGGAATGCCATCAGATGGAACAGGGTGTGGAAATGACTTAGCAACTAATCGATTAATGGTTCGCAAATTTGTATTAGACTCTGTAAAATTCTGGGTTGAAGAATATGGAATTGATGGGTTTAGATTTGACTTAATGGGGATTATAGATGTAGATACGATGAATGAAATTCATCAATTATGTGAGGAATTAAATCCATCGATTTTGATTTATGGAGAAGGCTGGGATATGAATACGCCACTTCCTCAAAATCAAAAAGCAGCTAAATTCAACGCTTATAAAATGCCTAAAATTGGACACTTTAACGACTCATTTAGAGATAATATAAAGGGTCATACTTTTAATCATCAAGAGCGTGGCCTAGCACTTGGAAACTTTGGATATGCGAATGTGGGAAAACAATTATTAGCAGGAAGTTCTGGATTAAGTGAAGGAGAAACGTATATGTTTTATCAACCTTCACAAAGTATAAACTACATTGAATGTCATGATAATCACACGTTATGGGATCGCATGCAACTTTCAAATGGTGATGAGAGTGATGAAATTCGTCAAAAACGTCAAATATTAGCGACAGCCATGGTTATTTTTGCGCAAGGGATTCCTTTTATCCAGTCTGGACAAGAATTCTTTAGAAGTAAAAAAGGAATTGAGAATAGCTATAATATGCCAGATGAAATTAATGCGATTAATTGGGAAGAGGCCAAATCACACCAATCAAGCATCGATTTGATAAGAGGATACATTCAAATTAGAAAGGCACATGGCGCTTTTAGATTTTCTAATTCTTTATTAGTAAAAAAACATCTTCGTATTTTTCAACATCATCATTCTGTGATAGAATATACTTTGAAAAATGTTAAAGAATATGGTGAATGGGACGAAATTCATGTCTTCTTCAATACACAAAATCGATCAGTAGAAATTCCGGTGATGACAAAAGGATTACAAATCATTGCAAATGCCTCTAAAAGTGGTTTAACCTCTTTAGGTGAAGTTGGAAATGAGCTTAGCATAGAACCTCTAAGTACAACGATTATCGTCAAATAA